From one Rhizobium rosettiformans genomic stretch:
- a CDS encoding PTS sugar transporter subunit IIA — translation MIGLVLVTHGKLAEEFHHAVEHVVGPQKCIETVSIGPEDDMDQRRQDILDAVSRADDGHGVIILTDMFGGTPSNLAISVMNTGRIEVIAGVNLPMLIKLAGVRGDNDMDRALVEASEAGRKYINVASRVLSGK, via the coding sequence ATGATCGGACTTGTGCTTGTCACGCATGGCAAGCTGGCTGAAGAGTTTCACCACGCGGTGGAGCACGTCGTAGGCCCACAGAAATGCATCGAGACCGTCTCGATCGGCCCCGAAGATGACATGGATCAGCGTCGTCAGGACATTCTTGATGCCGTGTCACGTGCAGACGATGGCCATGGCGTTATCATTCTGACCGACATGTTCGGTGGTACGCCTTCGAACCTCGCGATCTCCGTGATGAACACCGGCCGCATCGAAGTGATCGCCGGGGTCAATCTCCCGATGCTGATCAAGCTTGCCGGCGTTCGCGGCGACAACGACATGGATCGCGCCCTTGTCGAGGCCTCCGAGGCTGGGCGCAAATACATCAATGTTGCAAGCCGCGTCTTGAGTGGCAAATGA
- a CDS encoding HPr kinase/phosphorylase codes for MTAETHNIHATAISVDGVGLAFVGPSGSGKSSLAFDCLAEARLANIPAALISDDRVIVSLENGQVFASCPEPIRGLIELRYSGIVSVDHVDRAELSYIVLPVGADERHRLPPDDEQAELVAGLSLPVVRVPMWSRFPLSLILARIRSLAANRQFTR; via the coding sequence ATGACGGCCGAGACCCACAACATTCATGCGACGGCGATCAGCGTCGATGGTGTCGGCTTGGCATTTGTCGGGCCATCGGGTAGCGGCAAGTCGAGCCTTGCTTTCGATTGCCTAGCAGAAGCCAGGCTCGCCAACATTCCGGCTGCGCTCATCTCGGATGACCGTGTCATCGTATCGCTTGAGAACGGCCAGGTCTTTGCCTCCTGCCCCGAACCGATCCGCGGCCTGATCGAACTCCGGTATAGCGGTATCGTCTCCGTCGATCATGTGGACCGCGCCGAACTGAGCTATATCGTGCTGCCGGTCGGCGCGGATGAAAGACATCGGTTGCCGCCGGACGACGAGCAAGCCGAGCTTGTCGCGGGACTTAGCCTTCCGGTCGTCAGGGTGCCGATGTGGAGCCGTTTTCCACTCAGCCTGATATTGGCGCGTATTCGAAGCCTTGCAGCGAACCGGCAATTTACACGCTGA